One Erpetoichthys calabaricus chromosome 9, fErpCal1.3, whole genome shotgun sequence genomic region harbors:
- the LOC127529116 gene encoding uncharacterized protein LOC127529116: MLEKVECHVVNITKLMTKTENLPAEEVFLLKFLEVLQKCLREVIEPEYGQEITNIEKKCFEVLLTVATPNYNEEAYSELICRLLRVVQSGLWKPNEAMDLMYKLTKSCNDPVLLTKVLHLIEIYRVPPTWQDEDGKKITDHLETDILYQKLEEDLKREPQKPLEIVLEEIKKTGSIDIQTLDKVHCIVAGVQKKIAALPISERELLEDIPRSSLSASKNVDELQRILFILAKGFIK; this comes from the coding sequence atgctggaaaaagtTGAATGCCATGTTGTAAATATTACTAAGCTGATGACCAAGACGGAGAATCTGCCTGCAGAGGAAGTCTTTCTCTTGAAATTTCTAGAAGTTCTCCAAAAGTGCCTGAGAGAAGTTATTGAGCCAGAATATGGACAAGAGATCACAAACATAGAGAAAAAGTGCTTTGAGGTCTTATTAACAGTCGCAACACCAAATTATAATGAAGAAGCATATTCGGAACTGATCTGTAGACTTTTGAGGGTTGTCCAGTCTGGCCTATGGAAGCCAAATGAAGCTATGGATTTAATGTATAAATTAACAAAGAGCTGTAATGATCCTGTCCTTCTAACAAAGGTGCTCCATCTGATTGAAATCTACCGTGTCCCTCCAACCTGGCAGGATGAAGATGGTAAAAAGATCACTGACCACCTTGAAACAGATATTCTCTATCAAAAACTTGAGGAGGACTTGAAAAGAGAACCACAAAAACCACTTGAAATTGTTCTGGAGGAAATTAAAAAGACAGGAAGCATTGACATTCAAACTCTTGACAAGGTACACTGCATTGTTGCAGGTGTCCAAAAAAAGATTGCTGCCCTTCCAATCAGTGAACGTGAATTGCTTGAAGATATACCAAGAAGCTCCTTGAGTGCAAGTAAAAATGTGGATGAACTTCAAAGGATTTTATTCATTCTTGCAAAGgggtttataaaatga